From a single Planctellipticum variicoloris genomic region:
- a CDS encoding TolC family protein: MSRSGLSRAADQLLAAALIGVAGCTTVPTRQSVADRTPARVPAPAARPELARSVAGAGKSVLNRSPSAAIVRKPQGSAESADHIRLVRSDEDSPVASVIPAEDVTPPSPGSAADLDSDPAVHADYTFSLSEVLSLADSQNPNVALARERINEAYARVERAEVMWLPSLRAGLNYNHHEGAIQDVAGKVFKTSRSAFYGGMGANGYGAASPTVPGLVAQFHLTDAIFQPKIAGHQASSRQFGATAARNDILRDAAVAYLELVRAEHGVAIAREARDHTLKLATLTREYAQTGQGLRADERRMEAEVAARQDQLVTRQETVRVASARLAQLLHADPSALITSGEPFVLPLDVLTADETPAEFVATGLSRRPELAEQKHLVCEAVERLRREKFAPLVPSVLLGMSYGGMGGGLGSSIVNTSDRWDADAVAFWEVRNLGFGERAARNESSSAVRQAQMRELALLDRVAREVTESHTQVTQRQQRIEIAKRGIEAAEQSYTLNQDRIQNGQGLPIEVLQAIQALATARRNYLDAVVDYNVAQFELCRAIGWFVEA; the protein is encoded by the coding sequence ATGTCGCGTTCCGGATTGTCCCGCGCCGCCGACCAGCTTCTGGCGGCTGCGCTGATTGGCGTCGCCGGCTGCACCACAGTTCCGACGCGGCAGAGCGTGGCCGATCGGACTCCGGCGCGAGTTCCGGCCCCCGCCGCTCGTCCGGAGCTGGCGAGGTCGGTTGCAGGCGCTGGAAAATCGGTCCTAAATCGGTCTCCCTCAGCGGCGATCGTTCGGAAACCTCAGGGATCGGCCGAATCTGCCGATCACATTCGGCTGGTCCGCAGCGACGAGGACTCGCCAGTGGCGTCGGTGATCCCGGCTGAGGACGTGACTCCGCCCAGTCCGGGATCGGCAGCCGATCTGGACTCGGATCCAGCCGTTCATGCCGACTACACCTTCAGCCTGTCGGAAGTCCTGTCGCTGGCGGATTCGCAGAATCCCAACGTCGCCCTCGCCCGCGAACGGATCAACGAGGCTTATGCCCGCGTGGAGCGCGCGGAAGTGATGTGGTTGCCTTCGCTGCGGGCCGGGCTCAATTACAACCACCACGAAGGGGCCATCCAGGATGTCGCGGGCAAAGTCTTTAAGACGAGCCGCAGCGCCTTCTACGGAGGGATGGGAGCCAATGGTTATGGCGCCGCCTCGCCCACCGTTCCGGGACTCGTGGCGCAGTTCCACCTGACAGACGCGATTTTCCAGCCGAAGATTGCGGGGCATCAGGCGTCTTCAAGGCAGTTCGGCGCAACCGCGGCCCGAAACGATATTCTCCGCGATGCGGCGGTCGCTTATCTGGAGCTGGTGCGGGCCGAGCACGGCGTCGCCATCGCCCGCGAAGCTCGCGATCACACGCTGAAACTGGCGACGCTGACGCGCGAGTACGCTCAGACCGGACAGGGACTGCGGGCCGATGAACGGCGAATGGAAGCTGAGGTCGCCGCCCGGCAGGATCAGCTCGTCACCCGGCAGGAAACGGTCCGCGTGGCCTCGGCCCGGTTGGCGCAGCTCCTGCATGCCGACCCGTCTGCGTTGATCACCAGCGGCGAGCCTTTCGTTCTGCCGCTGGACGTGTTGACCGCCGACGAGACGCCTGCAGAATTCGTCGCCACGGGTCTGTCGCGTCGGCCGGAACTGGCCGAGCAGAAGCATCTGGTCTGCGAGGCGGTCGAGCGACTCCGCCGGGAAAAGTTTGCCCCGCTGGTGCCCAGCGTCCTGCTGGGGATGAGCTACGGCGGGATGGGAGGCGGGCTGGGCAGCTCGATCGTCAATACCTCCGACCGCTGGGATGCCGACGCCGTTGCGTTCTGGGAAGTCCGGAATCTGGGGTTCGGCGAACGAGCGGCCCGCAACGAATCCTCGTCTGCGGTCCGGCAGGCCCAGATGCGCGAGCTGGCCCTGCTGGATCGCGTGGCCCGCGAAGTCACCGAATCGCATACGCAGGTCACGCAGCGTCAGCAGCGGATCGAAATTGCGAAGCGGGGCATTGAGGCGGCCGAGCAGTCCTACACGCTCAACCAGGATCGCATTCAGAACGGTCAGGGGTTGCCAATCGAGGTGCTACAGGCGATCCAGGCGCTGGCGACGGCGCGCAGGAACTATCTCGACGCCGTGGTCGACTACAACGTCGCGCAATTTGAGCTCTGCCGGGCGATCGGGTGGTTTGTGGAGGCTTGA
- a CDS encoding DJ-1/PfpI family protein — protein sequence MTWKVLLPVGEATEVMDTLYPIFRLPEDGFEVVVAGPEPRLYHGVMHEIPPNENIPWDITREQPAYHVRATEAFRDIRPEEYAGLFLSGGRAPEYLRYDQDLLDITRHFFEAGKPVASVCHGVEIAAAAGCIQGRTMTTVAKCALDVTQFGGIYVDQPVVTDGNLVSARTWHDNTPFLKEFVRLLKASVAPK from the coding sequence ATGACCTGGAAAGTCCTCCTCCCCGTCGGTGAAGCCACCGAAGTCATGGACACCCTCTACCCCATCTTCCGTCTCCCCGAAGATGGCTTCGAGGTCGTCGTCGCCGGGCCCGAACCCCGCCTCTACCACGGCGTCATGCACGAAATCCCGCCGAACGAAAACATCCCCTGGGACATTACCCGCGAGCAGCCCGCCTATCACGTCCGCGCCACCGAAGCCTTTCGCGACATCCGACCCGAAGAATACGCCGGCCTCTTCCTCTCCGGAGGTCGCGCCCCCGAATACCTCCGCTACGATCAGGACCTGCTCGACATCACCCGCCACTTCTTCGAAGCCGGCAAACCGGTCGCCAGCGTCTGCCACGGCGTCGAAATCGCTGCCGCCGCCGGCTGCATTCAGGGCCGCACCATGACCACGGTCGCCAAATGCGCCCTCGACGTCACTCAGTTCGGCGGAATCTACGTCGATCAACCCGTCGTCACCGACGGAAACCTCGTCAGCGCCCGCACCTGGCACGACAACACCCCCTTCCTGAAGGAATTCGTCCGGCTCCTCAAAGCCTCCGTCGCCCCCAAGTAA
- a CDS encoding UxaA family hydrolase, which yields MSARPFLRLHADDNIAVAARSQPAGVEFQVDPDRQVVTREAIGLGHKVATRPIAEGAAVRKFGQVIGFAVRAIEPGEWVHVHNVRLGELTLSYDFCSEIPPEPARIEGRTFLGYRRPDGRSATRNYIGIVSTVNCSATASKYVAQKFDRALLADYPNVDGVVALSHKGGCAFQYGGEDHEQLSRTLSGFARHPNIAAYIVIGLGCETAQTSFLVEHGDLVQLGRGTQMSQGPGPLVMNIQDVGGTAKTVERGIAMIAEMLPEVNRARREPIPVSEIMLGLECGGSDGNSGVTANPALGYCSDLLVAHGGTSVLSETPEIYGGEHLLTRRAITPQVAEALLERIRWWEEYVAKFGGTINNNPSVGNKKGGLTTIYEKSLGAIAKGGTTALRAVYKYAEKVRERGLVVMDTPGYDPASVTGIVAGGCNVVCFTTGRGSCFGCKPVPCIKIASNTPMYDRLVDDMDINAGTILDGVSVEEVGREIFEDVIAVASGKPTKSESQGIGDEEFCPWTYGPVL from the coding sequence ATGAGTGCCCGCCCGTTTTTGCGATTGCATGCTGACGACAACATCGCCGTGGCCGCCCGGTCGCAGCCGGCGGGGGTCGAGTTTCAGGTCGATCCGGATCGTCAGGTGGTGACGCGGGAGGCGATCGGGCTGGGGCACAAGGTGGCGACGCGGCCGATCGCGGAAGGGGCCGCGGTCCGGAAATTCGGTCAGGTGATCGGGTTTGCGGTGCGGGCGATCGAGCCGGGCGAGTGGGTGCACGTGCACAACGTCCGGCTGGGGGAGCTGACGCTGAGTTACGATTTCTGCTCGGAGATTCCTCCCGAGCCGGCGCGGATCGAAGGGCGGACGTTTCTGGGGTATCGTCGGCCGGACGGTCGGTCGGCGACGCGGAACTATATCGGGATCGTCAGCACGGTGAACTGTTCGGCGACGGCGTCGAAGTACGTGGCGCAGAAATTCGATCGGGCGCTGCTGGCGGATTATCCGAACGTGGACGGGGTGGTTGCGCTGTCGCACAAGGGGGGCTGCGCGTTTCAGTACGGGGGGGAAGATCACGAGCAGCTTTCGCGGACGCTGTCGGGATTCGCCCGGCATCCGAATATTGCGGCGTACATCGTGATTGGCCTGGGGTGCGAGACGGCTCAGACGTCGTTTCTGGTGGAGCACGGGGATCTGGTGCAGCTTGGGCGGGGGACGCAGATGTCCCAGGGGCCCGGGCCGCTGGTGATGAACATTCAGGATGTCGGCGGGACTGCCAAGACGGTTGAGCGCGGCATCGCCATGATCGCCGAGATGCTGCCGGAGGTGAATCGCGCGCGTCGGGAGCCGATTCCGGTGAGCGAAATCATGCTGGGGCTGGAGTGCGGGGGGAGCGACGGGAACAGCGGCGTGACGGCGAACCCGGCGCTGGGTTACTGCAGCGACCTGCTGGTGGCGCATGGCGGGACGTCGGTTCTGTCGGAAACGCCGGAGATCTATGGCGGGGAGCATCTGCTGACGCGTCGGGCGATTACGCCGCAGGTGGCGGAGGCGCTGCTGGAGCGGATTCGCTGGTGGGAGGAGTATGTCGCGAAGTTTGGCGGAACGATCAACAACAACCCCTCGGTCGGAAACAAGAAGGGGGGGCTGACGACGATTTACGAGAAGTCGCTGGGCGCGATTGCCAAAGGGGGGACGACGGCCTTGCGGGCGGTCTACAAGTATGCGGAAAAGGTCCGCGAACGGGGCCTGGTCGTGATGGATACGCCGGGCTACGATCCGGCGTCGGTGACCGGGATTGTCGCCGGCGGCTGCAACGTCGTCTGCTTTACGACGGGTCGCGGGAGCTGCTTCGGCTGTAAGCCAGTCCCCTGCATCAAGATCGCCAGCAATACTCCAATGTACGACCGGCTGGTCGACGACATGGACATCAACGCCGGGACGATTCTCGATGGCGTGTCGGTGGAAGAAGTGGGCCGGGAGATTTTTGAAGACGTCATCGCGGTCGCCAGCGGCAAGCCGACGAAGAGCGAGTCGCAGGGGATCGGGGACGAAGAGTTCTGCCCGTGGACGTATGGGCCGGTGCTGTAG
- a CDS encoding IS110 family transposase, whose protein sequence is MLNPSTPCGVMGHAAGAASERSDEAAPPAAGDRSIASGASEPAAELDRRRHGRTSPNSRLSRKRSRNSPSSHLRDWEHAIDPRIHIGIDVSKARLDVAMSDSSSLLAVDNDLKGFLKLLKQLPPPDRCQVVMEATGTYHFDAFLCLNDHGYHVAVVPPIRVRAFATGAGWIAKTDAIDARVLVRYSKVAELQITEKPSDFQLKLHALVTRRRQLVDLHVQESNHFEAARDKAVKDDIEQTRNMLKIRITAIEKQIDDLCDSDPDAKRRVELMTSVPGIAKRTAAVLLGELPELGDANRQQVGALVGVAPYNRDSGKSSKLRSIRGGRASVRSALYMAALTASRCNPVIRPFYRRLKDAGKPSKVCLTACIRKLLTILNAMIKSDTAWNHGLQNA, encoded by the coding sequence ATGTTGAATCCATCTACCCCGTGTGGTGTCATGGGACACGCGGCGGGGGCCGCTTCGGAGCGTAGCGACGAAGCGGCCCCCCCCGCGGCCGGCGACAGATCGATCGCGTCTGGGGCCTCAGAGCCCGCCGCGGAGCTGGATCGTCGTCGGCATGGTCGTACCAGCCCGAACAGCCGTTTGAGCCGGAAGCGTTCTCGAAACTCTCCGAGCTCGCATTTACGAGATTGGGAACACGCCATCGACCCCCGCATCCACATCGGCATCGACGTCTCCAAGGCACGACTCGATGTCGCCATGTCCGACTCCTCTTCCCTCCTGGCCGTCGACAACGACCTCAAGGGCTTCCTGAAACTCCTCAAGCAGCTCCCCCCACCCGACCGCTGCCAGGTCGTCATGGAGGCCACCGGCACCTATCACTTCGACGCCTTCCTCTGTCTCAACGATCACGGGTATCACGTCGCCGTCGTGCCCCCCATCCGCGTCCGCGCCTTTGCCACAGGGGCCGGATGGATCGCCAAAACCGACGCCATCGACGCACGCGTCCTCGTTCGTTACTCCAAGGTCGCCGAACTCCAGATCACCGAAAAACCCTCCGATTTCCAGCTCAAACTCCACGCACTCGTCACTCGCCGACGGCAGCTCGTCGACCTCCACGTCCAGGAGTCCAATCACTTCGAAGCCGCTCGCGACAAGGCCGTCAAAGACGACATCGAGCAAACCCGAAACATGCTCAAAATACGCATCACTGCCATCGAAAAACAGATCGACGATCTCTGCGACTCCGACCCCGATGCCAAACGCCGCGTCGAACTCATGACCTCCGTCCCAGGCATCGCCAAACGGACAGCCGCCGTGCTCCTCGGAGAACTCCCCGAACTCGGCGACGCCAACCGCCAGCAGGTCGGAGCACTCGTCGGCGTCGCCCCCTACAACCGCGACAGCGGCAAGTCCTCCAAACTCAGATCCATCCGCGGCGGCAGAGCCTCCGTCCGTTCCGCTCTCTACATGGCGGCACTCACCGCCTCACGCTGCAACCCCGTCATCAGACCGTTCTATCGCAGACTCAAAGACGCCGGTAAGCCAAGCAAGGTCTGCCTCACCGCCTGCATCCGCAAACTCCTGACCATCCTCAACGCGATGATCAAATCCGACACCGCCTGGAACCACGGACTCCAAAATGCGTAA
- a CDS encoding SDR family NAD(P)-dependent oxidoreductase: protein MDLQLQGHVALVTGGASGIGLATARQFAAEGCHVALFDLTPAVSTVAADLPRPPGVQTLGIQGDVAVPQDLLNAVAAVRETFGRLDHLAHAAAIGSGKFGFPYTNLTPEDWPRVLQVNVMGMVHAAHAVGPALREAGSGTMVFVSSVAGQIGSQTDPPYSASKAANINFAQCLAKDLAPHGVRVNTICPGMVKTPLNRSVWQAWHDQQPPDKRRTYEEWAGDKVRTVVPSGRWQEPADIADMIVFLSSARAQHVIGQTINVDGGFVMHW from the coding sequence ATGGACCTGCAACTCCAGGGCCACGTCGCCCTCGTCACCGGCGGAGCCAGCGGCATCGGCCTGGCTACCGCCCGCCAGTTCGCCGCCGAAGGCTGCCACGTCGCCCTCTTCGACCTGACGCCCGCCGTCTCCACGGTCGCCGCCGATCTCCCGCGCCCTCCAGGCGTCCAGACGCTCGGAATCCAGGGAGACGTCGCCGTCCCCCAGGACCTCCTCAACGCCGTCGCCGCCGTCCGCGAAACCTTCGGACGCCTCGATCACCTGGCGCACGCGGCGGCCATCGGCTCGGGGAAATTCGGCTTCCCCTACACCAATCTGACCCCCGAAGACTGGCCCCGCGTCCTCCAGGTCAACGTCATGGGCATGGTCCACGCCGCCCACGCCGTCGGCCCCGCCCTCCGCGAAGCCGGCTCCGGCACCATGGTCTTCGTCTCTTCCGTCGCCGGACAGATCGGCTCCCAGACCGATCCCCCCTACAGCGCCTCAAAAGCCGCGAATATCAACTTCGCCCAGTGCCTGGCTAAAGACCTCGCCCCCCACGGCGTCCGCGTCAACACCATCTGCCCCGGCATGGTCAAGACCCCCCTCAACCGCTCGGTCTGGCAGGCCTGGCACGACCAGCAGCCCCCCGACAAACGCCGCACCTACGAAGAATGGGCCGGCGACAAGGTCCGCACCGTCGTCCCCTCGGGCCGCTGGCAGGAACCCGCCGACATCGCCGACATGATCGTCTTCCTCTCCTCCGCCAGAGCCCAGCACGTCATCGGCCAGACCATCAACGTCGACGGCGGCTTCGTCATGCACTGGTAA